Proteins encoded together in one Jaculus jaculus isolate mJacJac1 chromosome 7, mJacJac1.mat.Y.cur, whole genome shotgun sequence window:
- the Plekhf1 gene encoding pleckstrin homology domain-containing family F member 1 produces MVDHLANTEINSQRIAAVESCFGASGQPLALPGRVLLGEGVLTKECRKKAKPRIFFLFNDILVYGSIVLSKRKYRSQHIIPLEEVTLELLPETLQAKNRWMIKTAKKSFAVSAASATERQEWISHIEECVRRQLLATGRPPTTEHAAPWIPDRATDICMRCTHTRFSALTRRHHCRQCGFVVCAECSRERFLLPRLSPKPLRVCSLCYRELATQKRREEAAEQQGRGSPGRPAAAGCGASSGDEEDSDEDREASGDDPWPSRVQFYTSGVSWSAFHS; encoded by the coding sequence ATGGTGGACCACTTGGCAAACACGGAGATTAACAGCCAGCGGATCGCCGCGGTGGAGAGCTGTTTTGGGGCGTCGGGGCAGCCGCTGGCCCTGCCGGGCCGCGTGCTGCTGGGCGAGGGCGTGCTGACCAAGGAGTGCCGCAAGAAGGCCAAGCCCCGCATCTTCTTCCTGTTCAACGACATCCTGGTGTACGGCAGCATCGTGCTCAGCAAGCGCAAGTACCGCAGCCAGCACATCATCCCCCTGGAGGAGGTGACGCTGGAGCTGCTGCCCGAGACGCTGCAGGCCAAGAACCGCTGGATGATCAAGACGGCCAAGAAGTCGTTCGCGGTGTCCGCCGCCTCCGCCACCGAGCGCCAGGAGTGGATCAGCCACATCGAGGAGTGCGTGCGGAGGCAGCTGCTGGCCACGGGCCGCCCGCCCACCACGGAGCACGCGGCGCCCTGGATCCCCGACCGCGCCACGGACATCTGCATGCGCTGCACGCACACGCGCTTCTCGGCGCTCACGCGGCGCCACCACTGCCGCCAGTGCGGCTTCGTGGTGTGCGCCGAGTGCTCCCGGGAACGCTTCCTGCTGCCCCGGCTCTCGCCCAAGCCCCTGCGCGTCTGCAGTCTCTGCTACCGGGAGCTGGCCACCCAGAAGCGCAGGGAGGAGGCCGCCGAGCAGCAGGGTAGGGGCTCCCCGGGGCGCCCGGCCGCGGCTGGCTGCGGAGCTTCCAGTGGCGACGAGGAGGACTCGGACGAGGACAGGGAGGCCTCCGGGGATGACCCGTGGCCTAGCCGCGTGCAGTTCTACACCTCCGGTGTCTCCTGGTCGGCCTTCCACAGCTGA